The following nucleotide sequence is from Bactrocera oleae isolate idBacOlea1 chromosome 2, idBacOlea1, whole genome shotgun sequence.
tcacaatttcttttgcgtCGCTATCTGATGGTATGGGcgaatatcggagatcgtcgaactcctttccgcactggcggtcTTCGGCCGCGCATCAAAAGATtaggaatttattttaatttataacatgtattttgatttttttaaaaatagaattattaaaaaaattcacttttcgcTCACGGTTTTGTAACATTCGCGTCGAAATgagatgatttaaaaaaaaaaaattttctgaggCCTCCTTAATTGGGGGAccaacaatatatatttaccaaaaatatgtacatttacataatatttattagaataaaaatcggctttaaaattagttaaattttgcagtatgaatttttttttatttaatggttAAAACAAGAATGAAGGAACGTAtatataagaaaagaaaaattcagttaaattaaatacaaattcagAGTTGCATGTGAggaaaaacacgtcaagtggaccccccattttccacttgatcatcgaatttgaatgtgagtattttttcgtaaagcagtcatcatgagcaagtaatcccccgctcagtttttttaaattttaattttaaccacaatttttttttaattgaaacattttactacttttagttaaaaaattaataactagaaaactattggttattttttaatgaaattttcaggagttatagttcaaaacttgtactttgagaaaatatgtatgaattaaaaatttttttttttgtcaaattgttaattaacttttaagttaagaaatgaaaattttaataacttcaccctcaaaaaattcaaaaattttgtttttagtattttgcaataaacattaaagtaacgaaatccgccaaaaaattggactgatcgcgattagattaagcaaaaaaaaatgtttatgacgggcggtcagcgctgccggtatagcgctgcaggtatagcggttcggcaacgcgacacttagagtgtgttgcatatttcatttgtatgttgggatgatggtctcacattttgcttgcagtgaattagcatgaatgtggtagaacaatatgtataatacctacccgcttagtagtttcaaagaaattctTAAGACccgaattccctaatccaccagaatgtattgaatacccgctattaatatttcaaggccaaatttttaactggaattcctattctttaagtattgaaaatccataatttttttaccccatatttttttctattcattataaaacatccaattaacattacaattcttgttttaaataaaatgatattcgaactaaatcctttgcggttaaaagaaataaataagaaaaaatctgttgaggatggagaatttatcgtttgccttgatttttctgaaaattatacttttactgtTCAAAAAGCCATCCAATCTCATCATTGGAATTCCAGTCAGGCTACAATTCACCCTTACGTTGTGTACTATAgagaaaatgaagaaatgaaaCATATAAACTACGTGGTAATTTCGGAAAAAGTTTGTCACGACGCGAGCTCAGTtcacctttttaattttaaattgataaaacgGAATGGAAGTAGCAAACTTCTCATGGGAAAGGAGCATGTGATGGTTTGGCAGGAAGTTTTAAGAGGCAAGCTTTTCGTGCAAGTCTTCAACGGAAAAGCGATAAGCACATAACCaatgcaacttcattatttgaatggggtaagaatgcatttaaaaaaattaactttggtttttgcctcaagaagatcatgactcccatgagaagatgtttaaattacgttatgaccgatgtgtaaccataaaaaatacacgccaatatcatcattacagagctcttaataatacatcactcgagtgcaaagttttcgccaaagacattaaaatcgttgccaaaaaaggtaaaaataaagcaatacgtataagttataagaattaatttaacaattatttaagttctttgttttttatttatgaaaaaatattaaatttattatatttcatttgttgaaccatcatcccaacatacaaatgaaatatgcaacacactctaagtgtcgcgttgccgaaccgctatacctgcagcgctataccggcagcgctgaccgcccgtcataaacatttttttttgcttaatctaatcgcgatcagtccaattttttggcggatttcgttactttaatgtttattgcaaaatactaaaaacaaaatttttgaattttttgagggtgaagttattaaaattttcatttcttaacttaaaagttaattaacaatttgacaaaaaaaaaaaaattttaattcatacatattttctcaaagtacaagttttgaactataactcctgaaaatttcattaaaaaatcaccaatagttttctagttattaattttttaactaaaagtaataaaatgtttcaattaaaaaacaattgttgttaaaattaaaatttcaaaaaaactgagcgggggattacttgcttatgatgactactttacgaaaaatgtatatgtacgttATTTATACGCAGGACTGTATTCcaacaaaactaaataattaatattaaattaaataaattagatgCAGAGTTCAACTCAACAATGCATGCCATTGTAGTGGTGTGCTAAATAGTCAGTGCAGTAACGCTTGCTAAAGACCGCCTTTACGTCGATAAACTGAGCGCCTATTCAACGCTTGCAATGGGCGAAAGTTGTTCCATAACGGTGCACCATTTCTCTGTCTCAGTTCGAAGAATTTTTGGATCTATAAGAAAGCGATAAagcattaagaaaaaatttcaatttagcaTTTTTCACATTTGTTTACCATTGCACGTGATATCAAAAGTGGCTTGGGAAAAACATGCCATCTAACCACTTCCGAACAGGATGGTGTGGTAAGTGAACCTGAAAATTTTTAgtattcaattattatttatatagaaatatatgtatgtacaatatatatgtgctACACACCTCTGTAGGCAAAAAAGTTTCTGGTATCCACATCGCCCAAAAAGTGATTCAAGACGAGTTGATTAATTATAGTTGTATTCGTATCAGCCACTCGCACTCTAGGTAATGCATTGAAAACTATATTCAGCCCTGGGTAATACGTTTGTGGATTCTATGGTAGACAGACATTTATTATggggaaaaataatatttccagCTATACCCCGCACTTACGTCCACAATATCAATCATAATGGCCAACACCGCCAAACCGTCTGGATACTGCATTGCTTCCTGTGCGTTgctatatttcatatttttatgcacaATGTGAATTTCCACATCGTAACGGTAACCATTTACGGTGTGTTCCGAACCCCTAATATCACCTGGCGCACCCCAATGAAAATGCACCGACTGCGCTTCGTAGACGCCATCCAACAGACCGCCTGTAATAGTTGGCCGCGGTCCACGTACAGTCTCAGGCAGTGTTATATCAGCTGTTAAGTATGACAAAGTGTTATTTAATTCAGTCgtaaaatttgttgttgctataaatAGTTTCAAATGGATGGATTGTACCTGTATGACCGTTATTGATGAGCGTGAGTGGGAAAGCGAATGGCTGCGCATAGTTTCTGAACTTCAAAGGCGGCTTAAGCGAACCTATGGACTGAAAGTAAACACAATCAAAGAGAatgagaaatgaaaaaaaatttatatacatatgtacgtaattaaaaaaaattaaatcatttcATATTGTCACTTAATATATCAGtaatttcaattaatatatCATCTTAAAACTGGCAACacgtaaatatattaattatgcaATTTGCTAATTTGACAATTAAGAAACGCACAGACTTAACTATGTGCCAGTATGTCAGTATATATATAGATCTATGGTACCATAAAGTCTTCATTTGGTTATGTTTGAAAGTGGGTATTTATCTTTAGCAAAGTATGACATATTTATGCAAATGTTATGGCATAGAATCAATTATGTCTTACGTGATGACAATAAAGAAATAACGGTTcatattgtaaaattatttttatttagttataaaatatctttaaaatattaacaCAGCTGAATTATTTTAGACACTGTTACTCTTGAAGCTAATAGTGAAAGTAATCTGGAAAGTTAGACGCTGCTCTATAAGTTTATTTATGATGTAGGTTTATCCGAAACTTAGTTATGTCTTTTTGTGAAATTGAGTTATATTGAGATCACTTTGAAGTCTTTAGCTGCTCACGCGTCTATAAAATAGCATTTTTTTGTTCTTAGACAATCTAATTtctgatatatttttaagataGGGAATAAATAGGAGAGAATATATCTCATGCAGACTTTTTACGTTTGATATATCTAAGCCGGAAGCTTAATCCGACTATAATGACAACTTTGaggcaattaagaaaatatttgctttggcgaaaaaaataatttaatcttAATAGACATTTCTACAATGCTATAACTTTATTCGACTGGGCAAAGCTTTTATAATAGCGAAtaaaacaaacaactggtaaAAAGCTATAAACTAAACTAaccatatatttacaattttaagcgATTATGCCACTTTGCGCTTTCGTATTGAATAGAATAGAATGGAGAGCAGAGCGCAAACATAGCGAGTAGAGAATTGACGAATCGAGTCGTCCTGTATTACCTTTTAATGGCTAGTGTGTATTTTGTATCATTTTCAGAATAATATTTGTTCTATAGGTATCTATAAATTCGAAGAACCGCACTCTATGATTCCCCAAAATTTTGTATCAAGATAACAGCGCTTATCTCCATGAGTTCTTCGGGaatcataaaataaattcagGCAATTCTTTAATAGTGAGTCGTGGTGCAGTTAAAGATAGATGAACTACAAGAACGCAATACTCAACACTTACGGTATAATGATCCAAATTGATCGGCGACTGTTGTGAACCACCACAAGTTGGATAATCTGCGATCCATCTATTTGTATCACGGTAATCCCAGTCCGGTGCGCTTTGATGCGCTATTTGGCGCGCTAAACAATCAAATGCAATCGAAAAGAAGAAACAACATGTGCattaatactaaataaaactTGGTTAACaataattacataataaaaGCAAAGTATTGTAGTTTGGCcaaattgtagtttttgcaaaaatttatgtttacaataaaaaaaaactagaaataaATTAAGCGTGAACTAAGATAACAGTTACGAGTTTGActttgtttgtgtatttgtattaatacaaacatatttttgagtTGGAGTATCTTcaaacatttacatatgcatttCTAATGAAACGTAACGATTTGTTGTAGATCACTAATGCGACtgtgtgttgtttttgcatGAAATGGAAAGTGAACCATTTACATAACTATTTATgacacataacatacatacttatgtgcatatgtatgtgtggatatgaaaaaaattttaaaaaatattatatgtttgacAGCATAtcgacatacatatttacatactaatattcatatatacaagtagtatataacgggtgatccaagtagaggtattTTTTCAATAGCTTCTTTTTTGGCCGATCACGCATGAGTGGTGAAAGTTgtcatattattgtattatactctcgcaacctgttgctacagagtataatagttttgttcacctaacggtatcacctaaaactaatcgagttagatatagggctatgtacaatatattacatattatataagtgatcaggatgaagagacgagttgaaatccggatgactgtaaaaattgagatatttttatgaaacttggtacacatatctcttggtaccgtaagacggttggtattacagatgggcgtaatcggaccactgcctcgcccacaaaacgtcattcaaaacaaataaattgccataactaagctccaaaataagatgcaagactgttatttggtatacaggatcacactagggaggggcatctgcagttaaaattgtttttttcgaaagtgggcgtggtcccgcgcctatgtttaatgtgcatatctcctaaaccgctaaagttatactatacacgccagagacatttaattttatctcttggatggtatgagatgactttgtagAAACcgcattaaaaattatatagtgggcgtggcaccgtccacttttagctgaaaactcatatcttgagatctgcttgaccgatttcaactaacttcggtacataacattgttctcatatttctatgttatagtgcgaaaatgggtgaactcggattacaaccactcctatttcccatataccaCCAGTTTAacttctatctgattctttcactttccactatggtAAGATATATTCCACGGGGTAAGACTTTGcgagaataatgcgtttaaagtatgccaccttgtgaccacaaattttctaaatcgaagcaaaactgttcaggcccctaggtactgaaaaTGTGGATCCCAgagcctatagttgactttttaccgaaaatatcggtcaatgtgtaatatatatcattaaaatgcatataataaaataaataaatgaaactctcgataatagtatgtctttgtatcaacaatgggttgaatcggatcaatacttcctttaatataaaattttgccaatactttaagtaattttccgggctttgatcctggcaagttgcgaaagtgtaaaatgttcggttacacctgaacttagaacttccttacttgttttggttTAGTACGCCATTTTATCATTACGCCTGAACaaagtttacaaatttttcaagTTTATTACAAAAACCGACGCTATTTGGTCCAACTAAGCAGTTTTAACTCCGAATCTTCGAAAAAGTGTGGCACGCACTTTAACTCCCAAAAAATTCGCATAATTAAATGGaaattatataactttatattttttaatataattttaatattatgatcatatgtacaaaaatacagttatttatcataataatatataaatacataaatacatttatttattatgcattgaaagtaaaaaatgtatttaaacgttctaaaaataaagaaaccaacaaaacaaacgaattttgccaaaatttatttattgcaaatttgtATTAATATGATGCCACTTAAGGTATTTGAGCACTAGTTTCAACGAGTTGGACAATTTTTAAAAGGTGTGgttaatttgcatatttatgaaTCGAATTCGGTGCCAAAGGCGTTGGTAATAGTTTTTGTAAAACGTGGTAA
It contains:
- the LOC106619131 gene encoding carbonic anhydrase 6 → MDETYIHHFTPAQQSVGNVMGSVFGNMEARQIAHQSAPDWDYRDTNRWIADYPTCGGSQQSPINLDHYTSIGSLKPPLKFRNYAQPFAFPLTLINNGHTADITLPETVRGPRPTITGGLLDGVYEAQSVHFHWGAPGDIRGSEHTVNGYRYDVEIHIVHKNMKYSNAQEAMQYPDGLAVLAIMIDIVDNPQTYYPGLNIVFNALPRVRVADTNTTIINQLVLNHFLGDVDTRNFFAYRGSLTTPSCSEVVRWHVFPKPLLISRAMIQKFFELRQRNGAPLWNNFRPLQALNRRSVYRRKGGL